A genomic segment from Paenibacillus sp. FSL K6-1096 encodes:
- a CDS encoding YajQ family cyclic di-GMP-binding protein, producing the protein MSSESSFDIVSKMDMQELTNAVHQTEKEIANRFDFKNSKSSLKLEKDALIITSEDEYKLNAVIDILQTKMVKRGITLKNMDYGKIEPAALGTVRQRLGLRQGIDQDNAKKINILIRDSKLKVKSTIQGDTIRVTGKSRDDLQQIIQLLRKADLPLDLQFNNLK; encoded by the coding sequence ATGAGTTCAGAGAGTTCATTTGATATTGTATCCAAGATGGATATGCAGGAGCTGACCAATGCGGTTCATCAGACGGAGAAGGAGATCGCGAACCGCTTTGACTTCAAGAACAGCAAGAGCAGCCTCAAGCTGGAGAAGGATGCGCTGATCATCACCTCTGAGGACGAATATAAGCTGAATGCTGTGATTGATATTCTTCAGACCAAGATGGTGAAGCGTGGAATCACACTCAAGAATATGGATTACGGCAAGATTGAGCCTGCGGCTCTGGGCACGGTGCGCCAGCGTCTGGGTCTGCGGCAGGGGATCGACCAGGACAACGCCAAGAAGATCAACATTCTGATCCGGGACTCCAAATTGAAGGTCAAGAGCACGATCCAGGGCGATACAATCCGGGTAACCGGTAAGAGCCGCGATGATCTTCAGCAGATTATCCAGCTTCTGCGCAAAGCTGATTTGCCGCTCGACCTGCAGTTTAACAATTTAAAGTAA
- a CDS encoding RodZ domain-containing protein, whose product MSELGRHLKEARLQKGMSLDDVQEVTKIRKKYLEAIEAGDYKVLPGSFYVRAFIKTYAEAVGVNPDELMEEHGNVPAAPVDTTMETVIQKRSRKPETQRNPKWLPTLLMWTFPVLILVVIYLYASSTMNDSEPEKADNGSLTTATQDPSKVQASPTAAGGGAATSAPEATAGAESTPTTAPSATPEPSAPASPGSVTVTQDRKSGKTTIYKVSAPAGSQVQVEIAASGVSWLEVYKGENSKGEKLSFGNTKAGDNMSFTLDSEGMYIKSGYSPATAITVNGQVITDGKTSSRLLLELDNSGSGNGGPENGAAEGGTTGE is encoded by the coding sequence ATGTCGGAACTGGGCCGGCATTTGAAAGAGGCGCGTCTGCAAAAGGGGATGAGCCTTGATGATGTCCAGGAAGTAACAAAGATCCGCAAAAAATATTTGGAGGCCATCGAAGCAGGTGATTATAAAGTGCTTCCGGGCAGCTTTTATGTACGGGCCTTTATCAAAACCTATGCGGAGGCAGTCGGGGTTAACCCGGACGAGCTGATGGAGGAGCACGGCAATGTGCCCGCGGCTCCCGTAGATACCACCATGGAGACGGTGATTCAGAAGCGCAGCCGCAAGCCCGAAACACAGCGGAACCCCAAGTGGCTGCCCACCCTGCTCATGTGGACATTCCCTGTGCTGATCCTGGTGGTCATCTATTTATATGCATCTTCAACGATGAATGACTCGGAGCCGGAAAAGGCTGATAACGGCAGCCTGACTACGGCAACACAAGACCCGTCCAAGGTTCAGGCTTCGCCAACGGCGGCAGGCGGCGGGGCTGCAACCTCGGCGCCTGAAGCTACGGCTGGCGCGGAGAGTACGCCAACGACTGCACCTTCCGCAACGCCGGAGCCGTCTGCACCGGCGTCTCCCGGATCGGTTACTGTTACCCAGGACCGCAAATCGGGCAAGACTACGATCTACAAAGTCTCTGCGCCTGCCGGCAGCCAGGTCCAGGTAGAGATTGCCGCTTCCGGGGTCAGCTGGCTTGAAGTGTACAAAGGCGAGAACTCCAAAGGGGAGAAGCTTAGCTTCGGGAACACCAAGGCCGGTGACAATATGAGCTTCACTCTGGACAGTGAAGGAATGTACATCAAATCGGGGTATTCGCCGGCTACAGCGATTACAGTGAATGGACAGGTTATCACTGACGGCAAGACCTCTTCACGCCTGCTTCTGGAGCTGGATAACTCGGGTTCCGGTAACGGCGGTCCGGAGAATGGTGCAGCAGAGGGCGGGACTACGGGAGAATAG
- a CDS encoding DUF3388 domain-containing protein, with translation MEYKQWYMEYKIHKNRPGLLGDIASMLGMLEVNILTINGVEGKTRGMLLETSDDDKIMLMGEMLKKVDNITVTALRTPRLVDRLAVRHGRYIDRDSDDRKTFRFTRDELGLLVDFLGELFKRDGNQVIGLRGMPRVGKTESIIAGSVCAMKRWTFVSSTLLRQTVRSQLAEDEMNPHNVFIIDGIVSTIRSNEKHYNLLQNVMSMPSTKVIEHPDIFVRESEYTFDDFDIIIELRNAPNEEILYESFTTSYSDDL, from the coding sequence GTGGAATATAAACAATGGTATATGGAGTATAAGATACATAAGAACAGACCCGGTCTGCTTGGCGATATCGCCTCCATGCTGGGGATGCTGGAAGTCAACATTCTGACCATTAACGGTGTGGAGGGCAAGACCCGCGGAATGCTGCTGGAGACCAGCGACGACGATAAGATCATGCTGATGGGCGAGATGCTCAAAAAAGTTGATAATATAACGGTCACCGCACTGCGTACACCGCGGCTGGTGGACCGTCTGGCTGTCCGCCATGGACGATATATTGACCGTGACTCCGATGACCGCAAGACCTTCCGCTTCACCCGGGATGAGCTCGGGCTGCTGGTGGATTTTCTCGGTGAATTGTTTAAGAGGGACGGAAATCAGGTTATAGGACTACGAGGTATGCCCCGGGTGGGCAAGACCGAATCGATTATTGCCGGCAGCGTCTGCGCGATGAAGCGCTGGACGTTTGTTTCGTCGACGCTTCTGCGGCAGACAGTCCGCAGCCAGCTGGCTGAAGACGAGATGAACCCGCATAATGTCTTCATTATTGACGGGATTGTCAGCACGATCCGCTCCAATGAGAAGCACTATAATCTGCTGCAGAATGTCATGAGTATGCCGAGCACCAAGGTGATCGAGCATCCGGACATTTTTGTGCGTGAATCGGAGTATACGTTTGATGACTTCGATATCATTATCGAGCTGCGCAATGCGCCGAACGAAGAGATCTTGTACGAGTCGTTTACGACAAGCTACAGTGATGATCTTTAA
- a CDS encoding DUF3243 domain-containing protein: MSTDSVVKNFDTWKSFLGDRVIQAEKMGMSDETITKLAFEIGEFLDKKVDPGNYSNRAIKELWDVGTDDEKHTIAALMVKLAKKNA; this comes from the coding sequence ATGTCAACAGATTCTGTAGTGAAGAACTTTGATACCTGGAAAAGCTTTTTGGGAGACCGGGTCATTCAGGCGGAAAAAATGGGGATGAGCGACGAGACCATCACCAAGCTGGCTTTTGAAATCGGGGAATTCCTCGACAAGAAGGTCGATCCGGGCAACTATTCCAACCGGGCCATCAAAGAGCTGTGGGATGTCGGAACGGATGACGAGAAGCATACCATTGCCGCACTCATGGTCAAACTGGCGAAGAAAAACGCATAG
- the fabG gene encoding 3-oxoacyl-ACP reductase FabG has protein sequence MTLPGEDSKPIGEMTVLITGGSGGIGGAIAERFASVGMNIVIHYMNSHEAANDVARRCMALGAKVMTVAADMKDRSQLVRMAERLESSGMMPDILVNNAGKAHYGMLADVTEEEWDDIMAVNLKGTFMCSQIFMPYMVSQRYGRIINVSSVWGISGASCEVAYSASKGGVNAFTKALAKELAPSKVTVNAVAPGAVQTAMLANLEPGEVKMLEEEIPAGRLASPEEISSLVYFLALPESGYITGQIISPNGGWIT, from the coding sequence ATGACGCTGCCGGGAGAGGACAGCAAGCCGATTGGGGAGATGACCGTGCTTATTACCGGAGGCAGCGGGGGAATCGGCGGGGCGATCGCTGAGCGTTTTGCTTCGGTTGGCATGAACATTGTGATCCATTATATGAACTCGCATGAAGCGGCGAATGATGTGGCCCGGCGCTGTATGGCGCTGGGTGCGAAGGTAATGACGGTCGCCGCCGATATGAAGGACCGCAGCCAGCTGGTGCGCATGGCCGAAAGGCTGGAGAGCAGCGGCATGATGCCTGACATCCTGGTCAACAATGCCGGGAAGGCGCATTACGGGATGCTGGCCGATGTGACGGAGGAGGAGTGGGACGACATTATGGCGGTGAATCTGAAGGGCACCTTCATGTGCAGCCAGATTTTCATGCCATATATGGTCTCCCAGCGTTACGGGCGGATTATTAACGTCTCTTCCGTATGGGGAATTTCCGGCGCTTCCTGCGAAGTGGCCTACTCAGCCAGCAAGGGGGGCGTGAATGCGTTCACCAAGGCGCTGGCCAAGGAGCTTGCCCCCTCGAAGGTAACGGTGAATGCGGTAGCCCCTGGGGCGGTGCAGACCGCTATGCTGGCTAATCTGGAGCCGGGTGAGGTGAAGATGCTGGAGGAGGAGATCCCTGCGGGGCGGCTGGCCTCGCCGGAAGAGATTTCATCGCTTGTCTATTTTCTGGCGCTGCCGGAATCGGGGTATATCACCGGGCAGATCATCAGTCCGAACGGCGGCTGGATTACCTAG
- a CDS encoding pitrilysin family protein has product MRKLHYERLQETLYHEVMDNGLQVYVLPKPAFRKAYATFATKYGSVDNHFKVAGGEEIRVPDGIAHFLEHKMFEEPEGDIFATFASNGASANAFTSFDQTVYLFSATENIETNLSTLVDFVQRPYFTDENVEKEKGIIGQEINMYADNPDWRVYFGLIEAMYATHPVHIDIAGTIESISTITKETLYTCYNAFYHPSNMLLFVVGGVDPEQVFELIRNNQHGKSYEPQGEITRIFDQEPDEVASKHVESRLAVSIPKMMFGFKEKVDGLSGEAAVRRDLTTKLMLDLLLGSSTPLYQKLYDEDLISDSFGHEFNSSPQYAFSAIGGDTRDPGLLLERIKEEVGHILETGFAEKDFERARKKKIGGYLRMLNSPETIAHEFTRYQFHGGDLFEVLPLYESITLEEVNARLRDHVKWEQLAVSLVVSPE; this is encoded by the coding sequence GTGCGCAAGCTCCATTACGAAAGACTGCAAGAGACACTTTATCACGAGGTTATGGACAACGGCCTGCAGGTGTATGTGCTGCCGAAGCCGGCCTTCCGCAAAGCCTACGCCACCTTCGCCACCAAATACGGTTCTGTGGATAATCACTTTAAGGTGGCCGGGGGGGAAGAAATCAGGGTTCCCGACGGGATCGCCCACTTCCTGGAGCACAAAATGTTCGAGGAGCCGGAGGGCGACATTTTTGCCACCTTTGCCTCCAACGGTGCCTCCGCGAACGCCTTCACCAGCTTTGACCAGACGGTGTATCTCTTCTCAGCCACAGAGAATATTGAGACGAACCTTAGCACTCTGGTGGATTTCGTGCAGCGTCCATATTTCACGGATGAGAACGTGGAGAAGGAGAAGGGGATCATCGGCCAGGAGATCAATATGTATGCCGACAATCCGGACTGGCGGGTCTATTTCGGTCTGATTGAAGCGATGTATGCGACCCACCCGGTCCATATCGATATTGCCGGAACCATTGAGTCGATCTCGACCATCACGAAGGAGACGCTGTATACCTGCTACAATGCCTTCTACCATCCCAGCAATATGCTGCTGTTTGTAGTCGGCGGTGTTGATCCTGAGCAGGTCTTCGAACTGATCCGCAATAATCAGCATGGCAAAAGCTATGAGCCGCAGGGTGAAATCACCCGCATCTTCGATCAGGAGCCGGACGAGGTCGCCTCGAAGCATGTGGAGAGCCGTCTGGCGGTCTCTATTCCCAAGATGATGTTCGGGTTCAAGGAGAAGGTGGATGGCTTGAGCGGAGAGGCGGCGGTGCGCCGGGATCTCACCACCAAGCTGATGCTGGATCTGCTGCTGGGCAGCAGCACGCCGCTGTATCAGAAGCTCTACGATGAAGATCTGATCTCCGACAGCTTCGGCCATGAGTTCAACAGCTCCCCGCAATATGCGTTCTCGGCTATCGGCGGCGACACCAGAGACCCGGGGCTGCTGCTGGAGCGGATTAAGGAGGAGGTTGGCCATATTCTGGAGACAGGCTTCGCGGAGAAGGATTTCGAGCGGGCCCGCAAAAAGAAAATCGGCGGCTACCTGCGGATGCTGAACTCGCCGGAGACCATCGCCCATGAATTCACGCGCTACCAGTTCCATGGCGGCGATCTGTTCGAAGTGCTTCCCCTGTACGAATCGATCACGCTGGAAGAAGTCAATGCCCGGCTCCGCGACCATGTGAAGTGGGAACAGCTGGCCGTGTCGCTTGTGGTGAGCCCCGAATGA
- a CDS encoding pitrilysin family protein: MRIHVLPTKAFKTFAISLYAGVPLEESTVTSTALVPFVLRRGTASYPETTQFRERLEELYGAGFGFDIYKRGDYQIVQFRMDTINDSFVQSKESLLEESFAFLGEVFTRPLVEAGSFRASYVATERETIRKKLEAIVNDKIRYAAERCIEEMCRHEPYRLHPLGQRADLDSITPESLYQTYQSWLNGATLDLYVVGDTTPEEVEKLVTAHFGRDRQDQPASYASGFKPVQVTEVRTVEEKLDVNQGKLNMGLRTSITYKDDRYAAALMYNGILGGYPHSKLFVNVREKESLAYYASSRYDGHKGIGTIQSGIESQNYGKAVDIIRKQLDELRAGSISELELSQTKAMIRNLLSEIQDSAFELISFDFNRQLSGKDRSAEELMDQVEHIGAAEVKAAAETFELDTIYFLTGKGE; the protein is encoded by the coding sequence ATGCGCATTCATGTTCTGCCGACCAAGGCGTTCAAGACGTTCGCCATTTCACTATATGCCGGCGTTCCTCTGGAAGAGAGTACAGTAACGTCTACGGCGCTGGTTCCTTTTGTCCTCCGCCGGGGGACGGCCTCCTATCCTGAGACCACCCAGTTCCGTGAACGACTGGAGGAGCTGTACGGTGCAGGCTTCGGCTTTGATATTTACAAGCGCGGGGATTATCAGATTGTCCAGTTCAGAATGGATACGATCAACGATTCCTTTGTTCAGAGCAAGGAGAGCCTGCTGGAGGAGTCCTTTGCTTTTCTCGGAGAGGTATTCACCCGCCCTCTGGTGGAAGCCGGAAGCTTCCGTGCCTCCTATGTAGCTACCGAACGTGAGACGATCCGCAAGAAGCTGGAGGCCATTGTCAACGATAAAATCCGTTATGCGGCAGAGCGCTGCATCGAGGAAATGTGCCGCCATGAGCCGTACCGACTGCATCCGCTGGGTCAAAGGGCTGACCTGGACAGCATCACGCCGGAATCGCTGTACCAGACATATCAATCCTGGCTGAACGGTGCCACCCTGGATCTGTATGTGGTTGGTGACACTACCCCTGAGGAGGTTGAAAAGCTGGTAACAGCCCACTTTGGGAGGGATCGCCAGGATCAGCCGGCATCTTATGCTTCCGGGTTCAAGCCTGTGCAGGTTACGGAAGTGCGGACGGTGGAGGAGAAGCTTGATGTCAATCAGGGCAAGCTGAATATGGGACTGCGCACCTCAATCACTTATAAGGATGACAGATATGCGGCTGCGTTAATGTACAACGGTATACTCGGCGGCTATCCGCACTCCAAGCTGTTCGTCAACGTGAGGGAGAAGGAGAGCCTGGCGTATTACGCCTCTTCCCGGTATGACGGGCATAAAGGAATCGGCACGATCCAGTCCGGTATCGAGAGCCAGAATTACGGCAAGGCGGTGGATATTATCCGCAAGCAGCTGGATGAGCTGCGGGCCGGCAGCATCAGCGAGCTTGAGCTTAGCCAGACCAAGGCGATGATCCGCAATCTGCTCTCGGAGATTCAGGATTCCGCGTTTGAGCTGATCTCCTTCGATTTCAACCGGCAGCTGTCCGGCAAGGACCGCTCCGCCGAAGAGCTGATGGACCAGGTGGAGCATATCGGTGCGGCGGAGGTTAAGGCGGCGGCGGAGACTTTTGAACTGGATACGATTTATTTCCTGACAGGGAAGGGGGAATAG
- the sleB gene encoding spore cortex-lytic enzyme, with translation MTKHKQWMIAVLTLALAAVPFAGVRLEDRDRMYAEPARNSSAAAVYPGEEEEAMPVFGTTPLKLGSSGQDVYELQGRLKHLGYFDGKIDSQFGPKTKNAVTWFQWKFGLKSDGVVGAKTKLKLYNATKAWKPTEPKTSTAQKNTQGGNNTAKSNTAELSSGNTMGLSENDLKIMANAVYGEARGEPFEGQVAVAAVILNRVKSPSFPNTPSGVIFQPGAFTAVADGQIYLEPNEQARKAVQQALNGWDPSGGCIYYFNPKTATSKWIWSRPQVKTIGQHIFCM, from the coding sequence ATGACCAAACATAAGCAATGGATGATTGCCGTATTGACTCTTGCACTGGCAGCCGTACCGTTTGCGGGTGTCCGCTTAGAAGACCGGGACCGGATGTATGCCGAGCCGGCCCGGAATTCATCGGCAGCAGCGGTTTACCCCGGAGAAGAGGAAGAGGCTATGCCTGTGTTCGGGACAACCCCGCTCAAGCTTGGATCTTCCGGGCAGGATGTCTATGAGCTGCAGGGAAGACTGAAGCATCTTGGGTATTTCGACGGCAAAATTGACAGCCAGTTCGGACCCAAAACCAAAAATGCCGTTACTTGGTTCCAGTGGAAATTCGGCCTGAAGTCTGACGGCGTGGTTGGTGCCAAAACCAAGCTTAAGCTGTACAATGCCACAAAGGCCTGGAAGCCGACTGAGCCTAAGACATCTACCGCCCAGAAGAATACCCAGGGAGGCAACAATACGGCCAAATCGAACACAGCAGAGCTGTCCTCCGGCAATACGATGGGGCTCTCCGAGAATGATTTGAAAATTATGGCCAATGCGGTCTACGGGGAAGCACGCGGGGAGCCGTTTGAAGGGCAGGTAGCGGTAGCGGCGGTGATTCTGAACCGGGTGAAATCGCCCAGCTTCCCCAACACCCCGTCCGGGGTTATCTTCCAGCCGGGAGCCTTCACCGCAGTAGCCGACGGCCAGATCTATCTGGAGCCTAACGAGCAGGCACGCAAGGCGGTGCAGCAGGCACTGAACGGCTGGGACCCGTCCGGCGGCTGTATCTATTATTTCAACCCGAAGACGGCGACCTCGAAGTGGATCTGGTCCCGCCCGCAGGTGAAGACGATCGGGCAGCATATTTTCTGCATGTAA
- a CDS encoding AraC family transcriptional regulator, which yields MDFKDHIVLWNHAAVEVMDIRKASFIAGQHPLKYRFPASTYLYIVRGSASVLIDDSPYEISGASVFHGGKGTMIQLLKTQEILDYYLIMYRSALTLPARRSLTALLERSRPFTGTYHFIPAHPLPLYEILDQMYNDWQTRRALEHLHAKALFYQWVHELLHQMQGQELQPLRADVVDQAVRYMHHSYNRPFTLDTLAETLGTSPRTLSRLFRMRLQTSPAQYLFQIRMDKARELLLGTEATLHDIAAAVGYPDAYSFGKMFKKHFGSSPVRYKNSVQSTPLWRDMPSALSVYDIAREDTLRYIDDDNHYQYDLKGASSMFRTAKPSLLLTLLLCFTIVLSACSPGTTGSSAAGNTSPSPASSPSAAAIATPSPDNTAAESQTRTITTVKGDIEVPADPQRVVVLYLLGDVLALGIKPIGVSDVSEGAAFEEELKDVQKLGTWFEANPEVILSLNPDLIIVPSEETYEALHSIAPTVLVPYEQMTTEERVCFIGHIFGKEDEAATLLSDFNSKVEESKQKLRDAGILGSTVSIMEGGAKRSMVVAMSKQYGRGSQVIYEYLGMKAPELLQAKFDSKTEAEGDSISFEVLADYSGDYIFRSSYDGMADLTGDPLWNAIPAVKEGRLINIDFGLSYYSDIYSLDAQLNFIVEHLLAAPRVK from the coding sequence ATGGATTTTAAGGACCATATCGTATTGTGGAACCATGCTGCTGTAGAAGTTATGGATATCCGCAAAGCCTCATTCATTGCCGGACAACATCCGCTGAAGTACCGCTTTCCGGCTAGTACATACCTGTATATTGTTCGCGGCAGCGCAAGTGTGCTTATAGATGACAGCCCATATGAAATCAGTGGCGCAAGTGTCTTTCACGGGGGCAAAGGCACCATGATCCAATTGCTGAAAACACAGGAAATATTGGATTATTACCTTATTATGTACCGTTCTGCGTTAACCCTGCCTGCCCGGCGCAGCCTAACGGCGCTTTTGGAACGGAGCAGGCCTTTTACCGGAACCTATCACTTCATTCCGGCTCATCCCCTGCCGCTGTATGAGATTCTGGACCAGATGTACAATGATTGGCAGACACGCCGCGCTCTGGAGCATCTGCATGCCAAAGCCCTGTTCTATCAGTGGGTCCATGAGCTGCTTCATCAAATGCAGGGGCAGGAGCTGCAGCCGCTCAGAGCAGATGTGGTTGACCAGGCCGTACGGTATATGCACCATTCTTACAACAGGCCGTTCACACTGGATACACTTGCCGAGACTCTGGGCACAAGCCCGAGGACTTTATCGAGATTATTCCGCATGCGGCTTCAGACCAGCCCTGCCCAATATCTGTTCCAGATTCGCATGGATAAGGCCCGTGAGCTGCTGCTGGGCACAGAGGCCACACTGCATGATATTGCGGCTGCTGTGGGGTACCCGGATGCATATTCTTTTGGCAAAATGTTCAAGAAGCACTTCGGAAGCTCGCCGGTGAGGTACAAGAATTCTGTGCAGTCCACTCCCCTGTGGCGGGATATGCCATCTGCTCTGTCCGTATATGACATTGCCCGTGAAGACACTCTCCGATATATTGATGATGATAATCATTATCAATATGATCTTAAAGGAGCGTCATCCATGTTCAGAACAGCCAAGCCATCTCTACTGTTAACCTTGTTGTTATGCTTCACCATAGTGTTAAGTGCCTGTTCCCCAGGTACTACAGGCTCTAGCGCAGCGGGCAACACCAGCCCCTCACCGGCCTCTTCTCCTAGTGCCGCTGCAATCGCCACCCCATCTCCAGACAACACTGCGGCCGAGTCACAGACCCGTACAATCACTACGGTAAAAGGAGACATTGAGGTGCCTGCCGATCCTCAGCGTGTCGTGGTGCTCTACTTGCTGGGCGATGTTCTGGCACTGGGCATTAAACCTATCGGCGTGTCAGACGTATCCGAAGGTGCCGCCTTCGAGGAGGAATTGAAAGATGTGCAGAAGCTGGGCACCTGGTTCGAGGCTAATCCGGAGGTGATCCTGTCGCTGAATCCCGATCTGATCATTGTTCCTTCCGAAGAAACTTACGAAGCGCTGCACAGTATCGCACCAACGGTTCTGGTTCCTTATGAGCAAATGACGACGGAAGAGCGGGTCTGCTTCATCGGACATATTTTCGGCAAGGAAGACGAGGCCGCCACTCTATTGAGCGACTTCAATTCCAAGGTGGAGGAGAGTAAGCAGAAGCTCCGGGATGCGGGAATTCTCGGCTCGACGGTCTCCATCATGGAAGGCGGCGCAAAGCGCAGCATGGTCGTGGCTATGAGCAAACAATACGGCCGGGGTTCGCAGGTCATCTATGAATATCTTGGAATGAAGGCACCGGAGCTGCTCCAGGCCAAATTCGACAGCAAGACCGAGGCTGAGGGCGATTCCATATCCTTTGAAGTTCTGGCTGATTACAGCGGGGATTATATCTTCCGTTCCTCCTATGACGGGATGGCTGATCTGACTGGGGACCCGCTCTGGAACGCCATCCCCGCAGTCAAAGAAGGCCGCCTTATAAATATTGACTTCGGCTTATCCTATTACAGCGATATTTATTCCTTGGACGCGCAGCTTAATTTCATTGTTGAGCATTTACTTGCAGCACCACGGGTGAAGTAA